The following proteins come from a genomic window of Proteiniphilum propionicum:
- the nagA gene encoding N-acetylglucosamine-6-phosphate deacetylase, with amino-acid sequence MDRLILKNGKIIFPDKIEEDMTVVCENGIITDILDSKEFIPGNGNIVIDATNKYIAPGFIDIHTHGGGGHDFMDGTVEAYLGAAETHAKYGTTALLPTTLTSTIDELINTFNVYKEAVKKNTKGAKFLGLHLEGPYFAYNQRGAQDPKYLRNPEPEEYNKILSGSDDIVRWSLAPELPGAFEFGKVLTSKNILTSIAHSDAIYEEVVDAFNAGFTHVTHLYSAMSSVTRRNAFRYAGVLEAAYLIDDMTVEIIADGVHLPKPLLQFVYKFKGPEKTALCTDSMRGAGMPDGESILGSLEKGQKVIIEDGVAKLPDRTAFAGSVATTDRLVRTMTEVAEVPLVEAVKMMTLTPARIMRIDKHKGSILKGKDADIVVFDNNINVSHTILEGNVIYTNQH; translated from the coding sequence ATGGATCGATTAATATTAAAAAACGGAAAGATTATATTCCCGGACAAGATAGAAGAGGACATGACCGTGGTGTGTGAGAATGGGATAATAACCGATATCCTTGACAGTAAAGAGTTCATTCCCGGCAATGGCAATATTGTGATAGATGCAACTAACAAGTATATTGCCCCAGGGTTTATAGATATTCATACCCATGGCGGAGGTGGCCACGACTTTATGGATGGAACGGTAGAAGCTTACCTGGGAGCGGCAGAAACACATGCAAAATATGGGACAACGGCATTATTGCCTACAACGTTGACAAGTACCATAGACGAGCTCATTAACACGTTTAACGTGTATAAAGAAGCCGTTAAAAAGAACACAAAAGGAGCCAAGTTCCTTGGCCTACATCTGGAGGGGCCCTATTTTGCTTACAATCAGCGAGGAGCGCAAGATCCCAAATATCTTAGAAACCCTGAACCGGAAGAGTATAATAAGATTTTATCGGGGTCGGACGATATTGTACGCTGGAGCCTGGCACCGGAATTGCCGGGGGCATTTGAATTCGGGAAAGTGTTGACTTCAAAGAATATCCTGACCTCCATTGCTCATAGCGATGCCATTTATGAAGAGGTGGTTGATGCCTTCAATGCAGGGTTCACCCACGTAACACATCTATATTCGGCAATGTCGTCCGTTACCCGAAGGAATGCATTCCGTTACGCAGGCGTTTTGGAAGCCGCGTACCTGATTGATGATATGACGGTGGAAATTATTGCCGATGGAGTACACCTGCCAAAGCCTCTTCTTCAGTTCGTATATAAATTCAAAGGGCCCGAAAAAACAGCACTATGTACCGATTCCATGCGGGGAGCGGGAATGCCGGACGGAGAATCCATCCTGGGAAGCCTGGAAAAGGGCCAAAAAGTAATTATAGAAGACGGCGTAGCCAAGCTGCCAGACCGTACCGCTTTTGCCGGAAGTGTTGCAACTACTGACCGACTGGTAAGAACAATGACAGAAGTAGCCGAAGTGCCGTTGGTAGAAGCGGTGAAAATGATGACACTAACACCAGCCCGTATTATGCGGATTGATAAGCATAAAGGATCTATCCTGAAAGGAAAAGATGCCGATATAGTTGTTTTTGATAATAATATTAATGTTTCACACACAATTTTAGAAGGAAATGTCATATACACAAATCAACACTGA